One Gimesia aquarii DNA segment encodes these proteins:
- a CDS encoding sulfatase-like hydrolase/transferase, producing MKYFFISHDLTEIQQSSRCAWISFGLIICSLSATSISYARQPATPNIIMIISDDQTYRDFGFMGNKEIQTPYIDRLAKQSARYVNGYLPTSVCSPSLATLLTGLYPHQSGIHYNHPPPGNSRFNQMTSRKEYEAKRGQAFRLIQNVDTLPRLLAAHGYRCLQTGKFWEGHYRNAGFTEGMTVFKPVLDQTFGGNRKLAHGELVAHGNGDWGLKIGRETMQPIYDFVRDCDKKKTPWFVWYAPYLPHQPHDSPQKYFDLYRNNQHVSKQEIAYYASCSQFDETVGKLIQFVEQKSNPKNTLFLFVIDNGWTPGQKPMKYRENYHHTKTSKRSPFEDGLRSPILIRWDGVIKPATHTPLVSSIDVVPTLLHATGQQERTQALPGMNLLPSAQGTETLPTNRAVFGAIYPGDASSLDHPERDVAHRWIRKGNLKLITTHNTNAQGIAWNDYHRGDVLFNLDHDPHETTNLINEEHYRQSRVELRGLLDRWWNPEIVHSKK from the coding sequence ATGAAATACTTTTTTATTTCTCATGATCTGACCGAAATTCAACAGAGCTCCCGTTGCGCGTGGATCAGTTTTGGTCTCATAATTTGTAGCTTATCTGCAACTTCTATTTCTTACGCCAGGCAGCCAGCAACTCCCAATATCATAATGATTATCTCGGATGATCAAACCTATCGGGATTTCGGCTTTATGGGAAATAAAGAAATCCAAACTCCTTATATTGACCGTTTAGCAAAGCAATCTGCACGTTACGTGAATGGCTATTTACCAACTAGCGTCTGCAGCCCGTCTCTTGCCACGTTGCTCACCGGCTTGTATCCACACCAAAGTGGCATTCACTACAATCATCCACCACCGGGCAATAGTCGGTTTAATCAGATGACTTCGCGAAAAGAATATGAAGCAAAACGCGGTCAGGCGTTTCGATTGATTCAGAATGTTGACACGTTACCACGTCTGTTGGCTGCACACGGATATCGTTGCTTACAAACGGGGAAATTCTGGGAAGGCCACTATCGCAATGCTGGTTTTACAGAAGGAATGACTGTTTTTAAGCCTGTTCTCGATCAGACATTTGGTGGGAATCGAAAACTGGCTCATGGTGAATTGGTCGCGCATGGAAATGGTGACTGGGGATTAAAAATTGGCCGCGAGACGATGCAGCCCATTTATGATTTTGTTCGCGATTGTGATAAGAAAAAGACCCCCTGGTTTGTCTGGTACGCCCCCTATCTACCACATCAGCCTCACGATTCTCCTCAGAAGTACTTTGATCTGTATCGAAATAACCAACACGTTTCCAAACAGGAAATTGCCTACTATGCAAGCTGTTCACAGTTCGATGAGACTGTTGGAAAGCTGATACAGTTTGTGGAGCAGAAATCGAATCCAAAAAATACTCTTTTTTTATTTGTCATTGATAATGGCTGGACACCAGGACAAAAACCGATGAAATATCGAGAGAATTATCATCATACCAAAACGAGTAAACGCTCTCCATTTGAAGATGGATTGCGTTCGCCAATTCTCATTCGCTGGGATGGCGTGATCAAACCGGCAACTCATACTCCACTGGTTAGCAGTATTGATGTCGTGCCTACACTCTTACATGCGACAGGACAACAAGAAAGAACTCAAGCACTCCCCGGAATGAATCTACTGCCTTCTGCTCAAGGAACAGAAACGTTACCAACGAATCGAGCAGTATTTGGTGCCATTTACCCAGGAGATGCTTCATCGCTGGATCATCCCGAACGCGATGTCGCCCACCGCTGGATTCGTAAAGGCAATCTGAAGTTAATAACAACTCACAACACGAATGCACAAGGAATCGCATGGAATGATTATCACCGTGGCGACGTTTTATTCAACCTGGACCACGATCCGCACGAAACAACAAATCTCATAAATGAAGAACATTATCGTCAATCACGAGTTGAACTCAGAGGCCTACTGGATAGATGGTGGAATCCGGAAATCGTACATTCAAAAAAGTAA
- a CDS encoding RraA family protein, protein MNEPLPETITLEMMRQSMHSAIICDALDSIGYTLQSPRKELLPMTVESVVVGRCKTSLWVDMYHVDPSPYELELKAADSVKPDEIFIAAASGSMRSGIWGELLSTAVHHRGCCGAIIDGAVRDVRQMREMQFPVWAVGTSPYDSKDRQRIVDIDVSVEIGGVIFSPGDLVFADIDGIAVVPQEVEQEVIQLAWKKVHEENIFRDSIKNGMSATDAFAKYGIL, encoded by the coding sequence ATGAACGAGCCCTTACCGGAAACGATCACTCTGGAAATGATGCGCCAATCAATGCATTCTGCTATTATTTGTGATGCCCTCGATTCCATTGGGTATACTCTTCAATCACCTCGTAAAGAACTACTGCCCATGACGGTAGAATCTGTTGTTGTCGGACGCTGCAAAACCAGTTTATGGGTGGATATGTATCACGTAGATCCCAGCCCCTATGAACTGGAACTTAAGGCCGCGGATTCGGTTAAGCCTGATGAGATTTTCATCGCGGCTGCCAGTGGTTCGATGCGTTCTGGAATCTGGGGGGAGTTACTTTCGACGGCGGTTCATCACCGAGGTTGCTGTGGCGCGATCATTGATGGAGCTGTTCGCGATGTACGTCAGATGCGGGAAATGCAGTTTCCGGTTTGGGCAGTGGGGACATCACCTTATGACAGCAAAGACCGACAAAGAATAGTAGACATTGATGTATCAGTAGAAATCGGTGGCGTTATTTTCTCACCCGGGGATTTGGTGTTTGCTGACATTGATGGAATCGCTGTCGTACCGCAAGAAGTGGAACAAGAAGTAATCCAACTGGCTTGGAAGAAAGTACACGAAGAAAATATATTTCGCGACAGTATCAAAAATGGGATGTCTGCCACGGATGCATTTGCGAAGTATGGAATTTTATAG
- a CDS encoding IclR family transcriptional regulator, translated as MSSIIEATSLGKAFHVLEVLASSEGALSLMEIVQELGFHKPTVHRILRELVELGYVSRVEKGVYEITSKLRRLALGKMDDRLTELADPFLRVLHDETAETVNLGVLRGTKVRYLRVLESKHPLRRIVEPNATDPFYSTALGRAITIQMNDESWDALIERTRLIARTTQTVVNVNQLRKIHQRVQQDGYAVEQDQNDVGVTCIGAPVYEDENVIAAISLSVPSARANQKTLQQFIKAVVRTSQRITKQIQQQSVS; from the coding sequence ATGTCTTCAATTATAGAAGCGACATCATTGGGCAAAGCATTTCATGTGCTGGAAGTGTTAGCTTCATCTGAGGGTGCGCTTTCATTGATGGAGATTGTTCAGGAGTTAGGGTTTCACAAACCGACCGTACACCGCATTCTCCGAGAATTAGTTGAATTGGGTTATGTCAGTCGCGTGGAAAAAGGCGTCTATGAGATTACTTCCAAATTACGTCGCTTAGCCTTGGGAAAAATGGACGATCGACTGACAGAACTTGCCGATCCCTTTTTACGTGTTCTACATGATGAAACAGCGGAAACCGTCAATCTGGGTGTCTTGCGAGGAACCAAAGTCCGTTACCTACGTGTCTTAGAGAGCAAGCATCCCTTAAGACGGATTGTTGAACCGAATGCGACCGATCCATTTTACTCTACTGCATTAGGTCGCGCGATTACCATTCAAATGAATGATGAATCGTGGGATGCACTCATCGAACGGACCAGACTCATTGCGCGGACAACGCAAACCGTCGTCAACGTCAACCAGTTACGAAAGATTCATCAACGAGTGCAGCAGGATGGTTATGCGGTTGAACAGGACCAGAACGATGTTGGTGTGACTTGCATTGGTGCCCCCGTTTATGAAGACGAAAATGTCATTGCTGCAATCAGTCTGAGTGTGCCCAGCGCCCGCGCTAATCAAAAGACATTACAACAATTTATCAAAGCAGTTGTCCGAACATCTCAGCGAATCACAAAACAAATTCAACAACAAAGTGTGAGTTAA
- a CDS encoding M81 family metallopeptidase, which translates to MRVGIISIQHESNTFIQTATTLDDFKYDVLATGEKIYPIFENAAHELGGFFAGLAETEIEAVPIFVARALPGGTITKETVSTLIHLLDNELSQAGKLDGLLVAPHGAGVSEQERDLDGYWLELLRERVGPEIPIVCTLDAHANLSQKMLDACDATIVYRSNPHIDQRDRGIEAARLMYRILQDEIKPTQAACFVPVAINIERQHTSSEPCASLYQLADETLKDANVLTNSIVLGFPYADVHEMGSSFIVVTDNDQIRAQKLADQLGQTLITRREEFQAHLTGIKKALDQAEKMEGPVCFLDMGDNIGGGSPADGTTILHAIQQRRGPTSFACLYDPAAAKQAIDTGVGNTLQALAIGGKTDDQHGDPLVADVTVLSIHDGHFTESQVRHGGKTEYDMGPTAVVQTKFGLTVMLNSHRTPPFSLGQLTSCGINPADYQILVAKGVQAPLAAYSPVCPNLIRVNTPGVTSADMEQFQYQYRRQPLFPFEQIEQELTS; encoded by the coding sequence ATGCGTGTCGGAATTATTTCGATTCAACACGAATCAAATACGTTTATTCAAACCGCAACTACTCTTGATGATTTTAAATATGATGTATTGGCTACCGGAGAGAAGATCTACCCGATTTTCGAAAACGCAGCGCACGAACTCGGCGGTTTCTTTGCCGGCCTGGCAGAAACAGAGATCGAAGCTGTTCCTATTTTTGTGGCACGCGCTCTACCAGGAGGAACGATCACAAAAGAGACCGTTAGTACTCTGATTCATCTGTTAGACAATGAACTAAGCCAGGCAGGAAAGCTGGATGGTTTATTAGTAGCACCGCATGGAGCTGGTGTGAGTGAACAAGAACGCGATCTGGATGGCTATTGGCTGGAACTTCTACGTGAACGGGTGGGACCAGAGATTCCCATTGTTTGCACTTTGGATGCCCATGCAAATTTGTCGCAAAAAATGCTTGATGCCTGCGACGCAACAATTGTTTATCGTTCAAATCCACACATCGATCAACGTGATCGTGGAATCGAAGCAGCTCGTTTGATGTATCGCATCTTACAAGATGAGATAAAACCAACTCAAGCAGCCTGCTTTGTTCCCGTTGCGATTAATATCGAACGTCAGCATACATCTTCAGAGCCGTGCGCATCATTGTATCAGCTTGCTGACGAAACGCTGAAAGACGCCAATGTTTTGACTAATAGTATCGTACTTGGATTTCCCTATGCTGATGTGCATGAAATGGGTTCGAGTTTTATCGTCGTTACTGACAATGATCAAATACGCGCCCAAAAATTAGCCGACCAACTGGGCCAGACATTGATCACTCGTCGAGAAGAATTTCAGGCACATTTGACCGGAATTAAAAAAGCCTTGGATCAAGCAGAGAAAATGGAAGGTCCCGTCTGTTTCCTGGATATGGGCGATAATATCGGCGGTGGCTCTCCCGCAGATGGCACAACCATCTTACATGCGATTCAGCAACGTCGAGGGCCCACGTCATTTGCCTGTCTCTATGATCCTGCAGCAGCAAAACAAGCCATTGATACGGGCGTTGGCAATACACTTCAAGCACTGGCGATCGGAGGAAAAACCGATGATCAACATGGAGACCCTTTGGTCGCCGACGTCACTGTATTGAGTATCCATGATGGCCATTTTACTGAATCACAAGTGCGTCATGGAGGTAAAACAGAATATGACATGGGACCAACCGCCGTTGTGCAAACTAAATTCGGATTGACGGTGATGCTAAACAGTCACCGCACACCGCCATTCAGTCTGGGACAATTGACATCTTGTGGAATTAACCCCGCAGATTATCAAATTCTCGTTGCGAAAGGCGTACAAGCACCTCTAGCCGCCTACAGCCCGGTCTGCCCTAATTTAATTCGCGTGAACACACCAGGGGTCACTTCAGCGGACATGGAACAATTTCAATACCAGTATCGACGGCAGCCACTGTTTCCTTTCGAACAAATTGAACAGGAACTTACGTCATAG
- a CDS encoding mandelate racemase/muconate lactonizing enzyme family protein, giving the protein MQITKIETSIAESIMPGLLLVRVHTSEGIVGCGETYYAPHAVAALIHDWLSHYLMGKNPLNIESHWRFLYERSTNFGSRGAELRAISAIDLALWDIFGQVTSQPIWQLLGGCVQESIRTYNSCGGPSYGGTTDTEKSHCWPGYGPVGNQGPLNDYWSAVNEPVELAESLILEGYQALKVWTLDFAAHKTNGPLHITYQDITRALKPFQKIREALGNNIELIIDGHGFFQLAPALRIAKRLQEYDILWAEDLLRVDCVDTLSDFREKTQIPVAVSEMFNGPDDYRLVLEKRAADFVMIDPTWVGGISQTRNITRLAQFYNIPVVMHDCTGPLTLLTGVHVAASSNNVAWQESLRAHLRMLYPHLIDQTIEVKDGRIQIPQTPGMGVAWLPELFEPGQNQYRITQIA; this is encoded by the coding sequence ATGCAGATCACCAAAATAGAAACCTCGATTGCCGAGTCAATCATGCCGGGTCTGCTATTGGTACGAGTTCATACTAGCGAAGGAATTGTAGGTTGTGGCGAAACGTACTATGCCCCGCATGCCGTTGCCGCGTTAATTCATGACTGGTTGTCTCATTACCTGATGGGGAAGAATCCACTTAACATCGAGTCCCACTGGCGATTTCTTTATGAACGCTCTACTAATTTTGGCTCACGCGGTGCAGAACTACGCGCGATTTCCGCCATTGATCTGGCTTTATGGGATATCTTCGGACAAGTGACATCACAGCCGATCTGGCAGCTGCTGGGAGGCTGCGTGCAGGAATCCATTCGCACATACAATAGCTGCGGTGGCCCTTCTTATGGCGGTACAACCGATACGGAGAAATCTCACTGCTGGCCCGGTTATGGTCCGGTAGGCAATCAAGGACCATTAAATGATTACTGGTCTGCTGTGAATGAACCAGTCGAATTGGCAGAATCATTGATCTTGGAAGGTTATCAGGCACTTAAAGTCTGGACACTCGACTTTGCCGCGCACAAAACCAATGGTCCGTTACACATTACATATCAAGATATCACGCGTGCGTTGAAACCGTTTCAGAAAATTCGAGAAGCCCTGGGAAACAATATTGAATTGATCATAGACGGTCACGGATTCTTCCAGCTCGCCCCCGCATTACGAATCGCAAAACGGTTACAGGAATACGACATTCTCTGGGCTGAAGATCTGCTACGTGTGGACTGTGTTGACACATTGAGTGATTTTAGAGAGAAAACCCAGATCCCGGTAGCTGTGAGTGAAATGTTCAACGGCCCCGATGACTATCGGCTGGTTCTGGAAAAACGGGCCGCTGACTTTGTGATGATTGATCCAACCTGGGTCGGCGGAATCTCGCAAACGAGAAATATCACACGACTGGCGCAATTTTATAACATTCCTGTCGTCATGCATGATTGTACTGGTCCATTAACTCTATTAACGGGAGTGCATGTTGCCGCCAGTTCGAATAATGTGGCATGGCAAGAAAGCCTGAGAGCACATTTGAGAATGCTCTATCCCCATCTTATCGATCAAACAATTGAAGTCAAAGATGGTCGGATTCAGATTCCACAAACGCCAGGAATGGGCGTCGCCTGGTTGCCTGAACTATTCGAACCGGGACAGAATCAATATCGAATAACGCAAATTGCGTAA
- a CDS encoding sugar phosphate isomerase/epimerase family protein, with translation MSRLKLAVATRCFGMPIKQAIKTAAQIGARGVQLDVHTEITASSFGASGERHFRKLLEEFNLSIASLRLPAQRALTEPEFLDQRISAIKSALEFARRLKVPFLIIHPGAIQTEEEGNFPIVSEVLNDLGKYASHIGTDLCIACEKNSPTVIRELISSVNTGFVGVEFDTAEMVFNNQDPETSVRELHAWIKSYRLRDAIREMDREGAEVPLGEGMVIWDQFLPLVSETGYQGWLAIDRTQGDQRLEDCRRAITYLQPMLA, from the coding sequence ATGTCTCGACTTAAACTCGCAGTCGCCACTCGCTGCTTTGGAATGCCCATCAAGCAGGCAATCAAAACAGCAGCCCAAATCGGGGCGCGAGGAGTGCAATTGGATGTTCATACTGAAATCACAGCTTCATCGTTTGGGGCCTCTGGTGAACGCCATTTCCGCAAACTTCTAGAAGAATTCAACCTCTCGATTGCTTCATTACGGCTACCGGCCCAACGCGCATTAACAGAACCAGAATTCCTGGATCAGAGAATTTCAGCGATTAAATCCGCATTAGAATTCGCCCGGCGATTAAAAGTTCCATTTTTAATCATTCATCCCGGCGCAATTCAAACTGAGGAAGAAGGAAATTTCCCAATTGTGAGTGAAGTTTTGAATGATTTAGGCAAGTACGCTTCACACATTGGTACAGATCTTTGTATTGCCTGCGAAAAGAATTCACCAACAGTGATCCGAGAATTAATTTCCTCAGTCAATACGGGATTCGTTGGGGTCGAATTTGACACCGCGGAAATGGTATTCAATAACCAGGATCCTGAAACATCTGTACGAGAGCTCCATGCCTGGATTAAGTCATATCGGTTACGGGATGCGATTCGGGAAATGGACAGAGAGGGTGCTGAAGTTCCCCTGGGAGAAGGCATGGTTATCTGGGATCAATTCCTGCCCTTGGTTTCAGAAACCGGATATCAAGGCTGGCTTGCCATTGATCGCACACAAGGTGATCAGCGTCTTGAAGATTGTCGTCGTGCCATAACGTACTTGCAACCGATGCTCGCTTAG
- the xseA gene encoding exodeoxyribonuclease VII large subunit has translation MSLLEPEILSVTETTRQVKNLVEANFPQAWVIGEISNCTVASSGHVYLTLKDDSAQLRAVIWKRTASRLKFQIEDGMEVVAVGPIEVYQARGTYQLNIEQLIPQGVGALELAFRQMQEKLAAEGLFNPEHKQPIPFFPRKIALVTSPTSAAVRDMLQVITRRWNAVDLVIVPVAVQGEGAAEQIAAGIEVASQIPNVDTIITGRGGGSLEDLWAFNEEVVARAIFACPTPVISAVGHEIDVSIADLVADRRALTPSEAAELAVPLQSDILATLTHWGDQLTTHLKQRAQQVRLQLDALAAHPALTRPLDMIHNRVSQLDELDRRLIRSTRELISRFKSETKRLSSALDALSPLKVLNRGYSITRVETKSQTTETDIVKSIKQLNAGDTLQTHVTDGVIFSQVQKVVEETS, from the coding sequence ATGTCACTTTTAGAACCAGAAATACTTTCTGTCACTGAGACCACTCGTCAGGTAAAAAATCTGGTCGAAGCCAATTTCCCACAAGCATGGGTGATCGGAGAGATTTCGAATTGTACGGTTGCCAGTTCCGGCCATGTCTACCTGACTTTAAAAGATGATTCGGCTCAACTGAGGGCAGTGATCTGGAAACGAACTGCGTCCCGACTGAAATTTCAAATTGAAGACGGAATGGAAGTCGTGGCTGTCGGTCCGATTGAAGTGTATCAGGCACGGGGTACGTATCAACTCAATATCGAACAATTGATACCGCAAGGAGTGGGTGCACTTGAACTGGCATTTCGTCAGATGCAGGAAAAACTGGCAGCGGAAGGCTTGTTCAACCCCGAACACAAACAGCCAATTCCTTTCTTCCCGCGCAAGATTGCATTAGTTACCAGTCCCACAAGTGCCGCCGTCCGCGATATGCTGCAAGTCATCACCAGACGCTGGAACGCCGTCGATCTTGTGATCGTGCCTGTCGCTGTTCAGGGAGAGGGTGCTGCCGAACAAATCGCGGCTGGTATTGAAGTTGCTTCACAAATTCCAAACGTAGATACAATTATCACTGGTCGTGGTGGTGGTAGTCTCGAAGACCTCTGGGCATTTAATGAAGAAGTCGTGGCGCGTGCCATCTTTGCGTGTCCGACTCCTGTCATCAGCGCTGTGGGACACGAAATCGATGTCAGTATTGCCGACCTTGTCGCAGATCGACGCGCCTTAACTCCCAGCGAAGCGGCTGAACTTGCAGTACCACTACAGTCGGACATATTAGCGACATTAACCCATTGGGGAGATCAACTAACGACCCACCTAAAACAACGCGCCCAACAAGTCCGTTTACAACTTGATGCACTGGCGGCCCACCCTGCTCTGACACGGCCACTGGATATGATACATAACCGCGTTTCACAACTTGACGAACTGGATCGCAGACTGATACGAAGCACGCGCGAGTTAATATCTCGATTTAAATCAGAGACGAAACGACTGTCATCTGCACTGGATGCATTGAGCCCTTTAAAAGTGTTGAACCGTGGTTATAGCATCACACGCGTTGAGACAAAGAGCCAAACGACAGAGACAGACATCGTCAAATCAATCAAACAACTGAATGCGGGAGACACACTGCAAACACATGTCACTGATGGAGTCATTTTTAGTCAAGTTCAAAAAGTTGTTGAAGAAACATCATAA
- a CDS encoding exodeoxyribonuclease VII small subunit has protein sequence MAKKKSAKSNSKAPLFEESLAELQEIVSTLEEGTAGLEESMENFERGVNLLRSCYQSLESAEQKIEILTRVDDDGNPVLEDFDATASIDTKGSAKTGRRKNSAKKNNKDDNESQNDRTLF, from the coding sequence ATGGCAAAGAAAAAATCAGCAAAATCAAATTCGAAAGCACCTCTGTTTGAAGAGTCACTGGCAGAACTGCAGGAGATTGTCAGTACACTCGAAGAAGGAACAGCCGGACTTGAAGAATCAATGGAAAATTTCGAACGGGGCGTCAATTTATTACGATCCTGCTATCAGTCGCTTGAATCTGCAGAACAGAAAATCGAAATTTTGACTCGTGTCGATGATGATGGAAATCCTGTTTTGGAAGATTTTGATGCGACTGCATCGATCGATACCAAAGGCTCAGCAAAGACTGGACGACGAAAAAACAGTGCAAAAAAGAATAACAAAGACGATAATGAGAGCCAGAACGACCGAACTCTGTTTTAA
- a CDS encoding type III pantothenate kinase, translated as MSQTLQQLVIDVGNSRIKFVSLITDFKAAETQQLPLVKNACSTLIEEPIPWEEIQSWFDGQQDNQCQTVVAGSNPEGIERVIQNWPQGTLRPPIEVLNTADFPLEICVEEPRKVGIDRLLNAVAANQLRDSAQGAIIIDTGTATTIDVVTPQGSFAGGAILPGFELSAKALHNYTALLPLIPVDDLHQEEPVVLGKNTTDAIRSGLFWGQLGAIRELVCQQRDQLLPNANQVAPLILLSGGGSALLAPHLEGLVRFEPLLTLQGLAIVAQKISDSK; from the coding sequence ATGTCACAAACACTTCAACAATTAGTCATTGATGTCGGTAACAGTCGAATCAAATTTGTTTCACTGATAACAGACTTCAAAGCAGCAGAGACTCAACAGCTTCCGCTTGTCAAAAATGCCTGCTCAACATTGATAGAAGAACCCATCCCCTGGGAAGAGATTCAAAGCTGGTTTGATGGGCAACAAGACAACCAATGTCAGACTGTCGTTGCTGGTTCTAACCCTGAAGGTATCGAACGAGTCATTCAAAATTGGCCACAAGGTACGCTACGCCCCCCTATAGAGGTTCTTAATACGGCTGATTTTCCACTAGAAATCTGTGTCGAAGAGCCAAGGAAAGTGGGCATTGATCGTTTACTCAACGCTGTTGCCGCAAATCAGCTTCGAGATTCAGCACAGGGAGCGATCATTATCGATACCGGTACCGCTACAACAATTGATGTCGTCACTCCCCAAGGCAGTTTTGCAGGGGGCGCGATTTTACCGGGTTTTGAATTGTCTGCCAAAGCACTGCATAACTATACTGCCCTACTTCCTCTGATTCCCGTTGATGACTTGCATCAGGAAGAACCTGTCGTACTGGGTAAGAATACCACCGACGCAATTCGCAGTGGACTCTTCTGGGGACAACTGGGGGCCATTCGTGAACTTGTCTGTCAACAACGGGATCAATTATTGCCCAATGCAAATCAAGTCGCGCCTCTCATTTTATTATCTGGTGGCGGTTCCGCTTTATTGGCTCCACACCTCGAAGGACTTGTACGCTTTGAACCGTTACTCACATTACAAGGGCTGGCAATAGTAGCTCAGAAAATCAGTGATTCTAAATAA
- a CDS encoding GTPase, protein MLDRSETNSHASCSAALLTPRGRGAVATIRVHGESHRLTDMINAYFQAANQKSFDQHPLNRIVYGLWGQSNNEDLVICRLDPETVDIHCHGGMAAVERILNNLESQSCEIQTWQKLMKKSQPALDVELQETLIAATTFRTAEILLRQSQGLLSAAFKALLPDNKTTFDSNQLQSQIRRLLRWKNLGLHLSTPWRVVLAGRPNVGKSSLINALLGYDRSIVFDEAGTTRDVLTATTAIEGWPFQFSDTAGIRNQAAPLEAAGIQRAEQILAEADCQVILLDTSQPAHADDHRLLSQWPDSIVVAHKADLPQQWDAALPKQGIAVSSKTNSGLDTLMKQLVKRLIPEIPDKNTAIPVTVRQTRLLEEASLALEDSEHQMYCKLIQQLISVD, encoded by the coding sequence ATGTTAGATCGTTCCGAAACTAACTCTCACGCTTCCTGCTCTGCCGCACTCCTCACACCCCGCGGCAGAGGTGCCGTCGCGACCATTCGTGTCCACGGTGAGTCGCACCGGCTGACAGACATGATCAATGCTTATTTTCAGGCGGCGAACCAGAAATCGTTCGATCAACACCCACTCAATCGCATTGTGTACGGACTCTGGGGCCAATCCAATAACGAAGATCTTGTGATATGTCGCCTTGATCCGGAAACCGTTGATATTCACTGTCATGGTGGAATGGCAGCAGTTGAACGGATTCTGAATAACCTGGAGTCCCAAAGTTGTGAAATTCAAACGTGGCAGAAATTAATGAAAAAATCGCAGCCAGCATTGGATGTGGAGCTTCAGGAAACATTGATCGCTGCCACAACATTTCGAACTGCTGAGATTTTGCTGCGACAATCACAGGGATTATTATCTGCTGCATTCAAAGCTTTATTACCCGATAATAAAACCACCTTTGATTCCAACCAACTTCAATCACAAATCCGGCGGCTGCTTCGCTGGAAAAACCTGGGGTTGCATCTAAGCACTCCCTGGCGTGTTGTGTTAGCTGGTCGTCCGAATGTGGGTAAATCAAGTTTAATCAATGCGCTCCTGGGTTATGATCGATCCATTGTTTTTGATGAGGCAGGCACCACACGTGATGTATTGACGGCAACGACAGCAATTGAAGGCTGGCCGTTTCAGTTTTCTGATACAGCAGGAATCCGTAATCAGGCCGCTCCACTGGAAGCAGCTGGTATTCAACGTGCAGAACAGATTCTGGCTGAAGCCGACTGCCAGGTAATCCTGCTAGATACCAGTCAACCCGCTCATGCAGACGACCACCGTTTGCTTTCGCAATGGCCAGATTCAATCGTGGTCGCTCATAAAGCCGATCTCCCTCAACAATGGGATGCTGCTCTCCCCAAACAGGGTATTGCTGTTTCATCTAAAACCAATTCAGGTCTTGATACACTGATGAAACAACTGGTAAAACGGCTTATACCAGAAATCCCTGATAAGAATACGGCGATTCCAGTCACAGTAAGGCAGACCAGACTGTTAGAAGAAGCAAGTCTGGCACTCGAAGACTCTGAACATCAAATGTATTGCAAACTGATTCAACAATTAATCTCAGTAGACTGA